In Candidatus Neomarinimicrobiota bacterium, a genomic segment contains:
- the mltG gene encoding endolytic transglycosylase MltG, producing MFYPKRKGTFAALKMARRHNYRYDKLAGFCVSLAVATAVAFYSLVVFWPQPHPETPVRIEVQKGATLGEIAQSLKMNHVIDNAKPFILATQLMGYETSIQAGVFSLTDIRSNFQIIHQLVNGTPVIQRVTILEGMRMREVAELFSEKLGTDIEQFMELCADQRFVHSLGIDASTLEGFLFPETYRLPEGEQPKKIIEMIVGEYQQIMDDSVRQRMKQLNLTELETVILASIIEGEAIYNSERPIISAVYHNRLKKGMRLQADPTIQYIIDDSPRRLLNEDLKIESPYNTYLNYGLPPGPINNPGEESILAALYPADVSYFFFVANGEGYHTFSETEAQHIKAKKEYQKYRRKMWREKSRKIQSQ from the coding sequence TTGTTTTACCCTAAAAGAAAGGGTACATTCGCTGCCCTAAAAATGGCCCGCAGACACAATTACAGATACGATAAACTAGCCGGATTTTGCGTCTCTCTTGCAGTTGCTACGGCCGTGGCATTCTACAGCCTCGTTGTCTTCTGGCCGCAGCCTCATCCCGAAACACCTGTCAGAATCGAGGTGCAGAAGGGGGCTACGCTGGGAGAAATCGCACAATCACTCAAAATGAATCACGTTATTGATAATGCTAAGCCGTTTATCCTGGCCACGCAGCTCATGGGATACGAAACTTCCATACAGGCTGGCGTTTTTTCACTTACAGATATCCGCTCCAATTTTCAGATCATCCACCAGCTGGTGAACGGCACGCCAGTGATACAGAGAGTCACAATTCTCGAAGGGATGCGGATGCGGGAGGTCGCTGAACTGTTCAGCGAGAAACTCGGTACCGATATAGAACAGTTTATGGAACTGTGTGCTGATCAGCGATTCGTGCACTCTCTCGGTATTGATGCATCGACTCTGGAAGGTTTCCTCTTTCCGGAGACCTATCGCCTGCCGGAAGGGGAACAGCCGAAGAAGATTATCGAAATGATCGTTGGTGAATATCAGCAAATTATGGACGATTCCGTACGCCAGCGGATGAAGCAGTTGAACCTGACAGAGCTGGAGACTGTTATACTTGCCTCTATAATAGAAGGGGAAGCCATTTATAACTCGGAACGTCCCATCATCAGTGCCGTCTATCATAACCGGCTGAAGAAGGGGATGCGGCTGCAGGCTGATCCGACGATTCAGTATATCATTGACGACAGCCCGAGACGGTTGCTGAATGAAGATCTGAAAATAGAGTCCCCTTACAACACCTATCTTAATTATGGTTTACCGCCGGGTCCCATCAACAATCCGGGGGAGGAGTCGATTCTTGCGGCACTCTATCCGGCAGATGTGAGCTATTTCTTTTTTGTGGCTAACGGTGAAGGCTATCACACGTTTTCCGAAACTGAAGCGCAGCACATCAAAGCCAAGAAGGAATATCAGAAGTATCG